A genomic stretch from Sphingorhabdus pulchriflava includes:
- the pheT gene encoding phenylalanine--tRNA ligase subunit beta, translating into MKFSLSWLKYYLETDATIEQVADCLNRIGLEVEGIENPADKLAGFCVAKVLTAVPHPQADKLQVLTVDSGDGNPLQVVCGAPNARAGLVGVFGVEGATVPANGMVLKKTAIRGVESNGMMCSVAELELGDDHDGIIELPADAPIGMAFAEYADANDPVIDVAITPNRQDCMGVMGIARDLAAAGLGTFKPVEVPTIKGSYPCPTEIRTDDPEGCPAFYGRVIRGVKNGPSPDWMQARLKAAGQRPISALVDCTNYLMLACGRPAHAYDLAQLNGAVVARRAKDGEMVTALNGKEYTLTSEMTVIADESGVHDIAGIMGGEHSGCSDDTTDVLLEIAYFTPERIAKTGQALALTSDARSRFERGVDPAFLEDGLALLTDLIVQTCGGVPSEVIRAGQPPLERKTIAYDPARCAALGGINVPADRQRAILESLGFEVAADWAVTVPTWRRDVDGWADIVEEVVRIVGLDNVVSTPLPRADGVAKPTATPQQSLERKVRRAAAARGLNEAINWSFLPQKEADAFGGGIWSLDNPISEDMKVMRPSLLPGLLSAAQRNMDRGASSVRLFEIGRRYLADSERLTAGIVLAGEKTPRGWATGKAAKFDAYDAKAEALALLAAAGVATDGLMVMGEAEDHYHPGQSATLRMGPKNILAAFGTLHPATAKAFDLDGTVIAAEIFLDAIPAKKGTGFMRPAFTPPALQAVTRDFAFLVPDTLAAGDLVRAIRGCDKDNIVAVRLFDRFAGQGVPEGQVSLAIEVALQPSDKSYTDEELKAISDRVVAAASKQGAALRG; encoded by the coding sequence ATGAAATTCTCGCTCTCCTGGCTCAAATATTATCTCGAAACCGATGCGACCATCGAGCAGGTGGCCGATTGCCTCAACCGTATCGGGCTTGAGGTTGAAGGCATCGAAAACCCGGCCGATAAACTTGCGGGCTTCTGCGTTGCAAAGGTGCTGACCGCAGTCCCCCATCCGCAAGCAGATAAGCTGCAGGTGCTGACCGTCGATTCCGGCGACGGCAATCCGCTGCAGGTCGTGTGCGGAGCGCCCAATGCCCGCGCTGGGCTGGTCGGCGTGTTCGGCGTTGAGGGCGCGACCGTGCCTGCCAATGGCATGGTGCTGAAGAAAACCGCCATCCGCGGCGTCGAATCGAACGGCATGATGTGCTCGGTCGCCGAACTCGAACTGGGCGACGATCATGATGGCATCATCGAGCTTCCCGCCGATGCGCCTATCGGCATGGCCTTCGCCGAATATGCGGACGCCAATGATCCTGTGATCGACGTCGCCATCACCCCCAACCGGCAGGATTGTATGGGCGTGATGGGCATCGCACGCGATTTGGCAGCGGCTGGCCTTGGCACGTTCAAGCCGGTCGAAGTGCCGACGATAAAGGGTAGCTATCCTTGCCCGACCGAGATCCGTACCGACGATCCAGAAGGTTGCCCCGCCTTTTACGGACGCGTCATTCGCGGCGTCAAAAATGGGCCATCGCCCGACTGGATGCAGGCTCGACTGAAAGCTGCCGGGCAGCGCCCGATTTCGGCGCTGGTCGATTGCACCAACTATCTGATGCTCGCCTGCGGACGCCCGGCGCACGCTTATGATCTGGCGCAATTGAACGGTGCGGTTGTGGCCCGCCGTGCGAAAGACGGCGAGATGGTGACTGCGCTGAATGGCAAGGAATACACGCTCACCTCCGAAATGACGGTGATTGCTGACGAAAGCGGCGTGCATGACATAGCTGGTATCATGGGTGGCGAACATTCGGGCTGTTCGGATGATACCACCGACGTGTTGCTCGAAATCGCCTACTTCACGCCAGAACGCATTGCCAAGACCGGACAGGCGTTGGCGCTGACTTCTGACGCGCGCAGCAGGTTTGAGCGGGGTGTTGATCCCGCTTTCCTCGAAGATGGCCTTGCGCTGCTCACCGATCTGATCGTCCAGACCTGTGGCGGCGTGCCCAGCGAAGTCATTCGCGCCGGACAACCGCCTTTGGAACGTAAGACAATTGCCTATGATCCCGCGCGTTGTGCGGCGCTGGGCGGCATAAATGTGCCTGCGGACCGCCAAAGGGCGATTTTGGAATCGCTCGGATTCGAAGTTGCAGCCGACTGGGCGGTAACCGTTCCGACATGGCGCCGCGACGTCGATGGCTGGGCCGACATTGTCGAAGAAGTTGTGCGTATCGTCGGCCTCGACAATGTGGTGTCGACCCCGCTGCCCCGCGCCGATGGCGTCGCCAAGCCGACGGCAACTCCGCAGCAAAGCCTCGAACGCAAGGTGCGCCGAGCAGCAGCTGCGCGCGGATTGAACGAAGCGATCAACTGGTCGTTCCTGCCGCAAAAGGAAGCCGACGCCTTTGGCGGTGGCATCTGGAGCCTCGACAATCCGATTTCGGAAGACATGAAGGTCATGCGTCCCTCGCTGCTCCCCGGTCTGCTTTCCGCGGCGCAGCGCAATATGGATCGCGGTGCCTCTTCGGTGCGGCTGTTCGAAATCGGACGCCGCTATCTGGCCGACAGTGAGCGGCTGACGGCTGGAATTGTGCTGGCGGGTGAAAAGACGCCGCGCGGTTGGGCAACGGGCAAGGCTGCGAAGTTTGATGCCTATGACGCCAAGGCAGAAGCGCTGGCACTGTTGGCGGCGGCTGGCGTTGCCACCGATGGCCTGATGGTGATGGGTGAGGCGGAGGATCATTATCACCCCGGCCAATCTGCCACATTGCGCATGGGCCCTAAAAATATCCTTGCGGCCTTTGGCACATTGCATCCGGCTACTGCCAAGGCATTTGACCTCGACGGTACCGTCATCGCCGCCGAGATCTTCCTGGACGCAATCCCGGCGAAGAAGGGGACGGGCTTCATGCGCCCGGCCTTCACACCTCCGGCGTTGCAGGCGGTGACCCGAGACTTTGCCTTCCTCGTTCCCGATACATTGGCAGCGGGTGACCTCGTTCGCGCCATCCGTGGTTGCGACAAGGACAACATCGTCGCCGTCCGCCTGTTCGACCGCTTCGCGGGGCAGGGCGTACCTGAAGGCCAGGTCAGCCTCGCTATCGAGGTTGCGCTCCAGCCCAGCGATAAAAGCTACACCGACGAGGAGTTGAAGGCGATCAGTGACCGGGTCGTTGCAGCTGCTTCCAAACAGGGTGCGGCGCTGCGCGGCTGA
- a CDS encoding S41 family peptidase, with protein MRKKSLKNLVIILAAGATACGGGGGSGSGGGTVIVPPTSTTPTPPPPPTACSLRGRQDFAFSVLNEWYLFPETLPASLDPSPYNTVDAYIDALTATARSQGRDRFFTYITSIAQENAFFSSGATAGFGVRFAFQGNRLFVIETFENAPALTAGIDRGTEILAIGTSDSNLVPVSDIIAAQGSAGVSNALGPNTVGTTRVLRITNAGGTRNVTIAKADYNIDPLSSRYGVKVIDDGGRKVGYINMRTFITTADNQLRTAFADFRAQGITNIVIDFRYNGGGLVSTAELMGDLMGANRSTSDVFSLTRFRASKASNNDTRRFAPQPQSIAPVKVAFITTNATASASELVMNSFVPYLGVNAALIGSNTYGKPVGQIAVDQSACDDRIRVVAFATENSAGQAGYFAGLADTMRTTCAAPDDIARPLGDPQEASLRSALDFIAGRSCTPVIAGQQQQADSQRTERRVLPLPKAPNVAQREVPGLF; from the coding sequence GTGCGGAAAAAGTCGCTTAAAAATCTGGTGATCATTCTGGCCGCCGGTGCCACGGCCTGTGGCGGAGGCGGCGGGAGCGGTTCGGGCGGCGGCACGGTCATTGTACCGCCAACCAGCACGACCCCGACCCCACCGCCACCGCCAACGGCATGCAGCCTGCGCGGACGTCAGGATTTCGCCTTTTCGGTTCTCAACGAATGGTATCTGTTTCCGGAAACGCTGCCGGCATCGCTCGATCCTTCGCCTTATAATACAGTGGACGCCTATATTGATGCGCTGACCGCGACTGCCCGTTCGCAGGGACGGGATCGGTTCTTTACATACATCACCTCGATTGCTCAGGAGAATGCGTTCTTCTCGTCAGGCGCGACCGCCGGTTTTGGCGTGCGCTTTGCCTTTCAAGGTAATCGGTTGTTTGTAATCGAAACCTTTGAAAATGCCCCGGCGCTGACCGCCGGGATTGATCGCGGCACGGAAATACTCGCGATCGGAACGTCGGACAGCAATCTCGTTCCGGTCAGCGACATAATTGCGGCGCAAGGGTCGGCGGGCGTCAGCAATGCTCTTGGGCCCAACACGGTCGGGACGACGCGCGTGCTGCGCATCACAAATGCGGGTGGAACGCGCAACGTCACTATCGCCAAGGCTGACTACAATATCGATCCGTTGTCCTCACGCTATGGTGTGAAAGTGATCGACGATGGCGGGCGAAAGGTCGGCTATATCAATATGCGGACCTTCATCACGACCGCCGATAACCAGTTGCGCACCGCCTTCGCCGATTTCCGTGCACAAGGCATCACCAACATCGTGATCGATTTCCGATATAATGGTGGCGGGCTGGTATCGACCGCTGAGTTGATGGGTGACCTGATGGGTGCAAACCGCAGCACGAGCGATGTCTTTTCGCTGACCCGGTTCCGGGCGTCGAAGGCGTCGAATAACGATACCCGCCGCTTTGCACCGCAGCCGCAATCAATAGCGCCTGTCAAAGTCGCCTTCATCACCACCAATGCAACTGCATCCGCAAGCGAGCTGGTGATGAACAGCTTCGTTCCCTATCTGGGTGTCAACGCGGCGCTGATCGGCAGCAACACTTACGGCAAACCGGTCGGGCAGATTGCCGTGGACCAGTCCGCTTGTGACGACCGGATCCGTGTTGTCGCATTTGCGACCGAAAACTCGGCCGGTCAGGCGGGCTACTTTGCCGGGCTCGCCGACACGATGCGCACCACCTGCGCGGCGCCCGATGATATTGCCCGCCCGCTTGGTGACCCGCAGGAGGCATCGCTGCGCTCGGCGCTCGATTTCATTGCCGGTCGTTCGTGCACCCCGGTGATTGCTGGACAACAGCAACAGGCCGATAGCCAGAGGACCGAAAGGCGCGTGCTGCCGCTTCCCAAGGCCCCCAATGTGGCGCAGCGTGAAGTGCCGGGATTGTTCTGA
- a CDS encoding TonB-dependent receptor — protein MKFQSFTRAILLSGIALGSVTTLSSPVWAQDEAAADEADASGEIIVTARRREESLIDVPISMTAISGDTLAAQGAVDITALQDKAPNMTMQIARGSNSTLIGFIRGVGQQDPLWGFEPGVGLYVDDVYVARPQGAVLDIFDVSRVEVLRGPQGTLYGRNTIGGAVKYVTNKLGNEFGGKVRASYGAYNQIDLIGQITVPIGDTFSIGGAVAWYQRDGFGKNLTTGAEHYNKDVLAGRISAEFAPSEDVFIRVAADKIIDKSNPRHGTRLVGNGGLAAFQPTASVYDTRAGIGDDNKVETQGVSLTGEFGLSDTLTFKTISAYRDGHTDTLIDFDNTAGPVLDVPAFYDDRQFTQELQLLFEGDRIQGVAGLYYLDARASGAFDTVLGGLNLTTLTSGTVKTKSYAAFADVSFDVTDQFKLSAGLRYTKDDKTGTVFRRNYTGIRSPLFGNTTAVPGLIRSDYTNSRSFEKLTPRVSLSYQPNDDLNLYASYGKGFKSGGFDMRGDAILTPTTVNGYEPETIDSFEVGVKSALLDRKLFANVAVFKSKYKNQQVTVQVPSLAGGIASFVDNAGRGDIWGAELELRAVPSPNFSMNAAVGYTNADYKEFLTFITGGTTPVDVSNAREFQNTPKFTASVSATASGDLLGGTISFTPAVSLRSDAYMFEIPTPALDPDGYFLVDASAAWTSPDDVFKLSVNLRNLTNERYRVGGYNFPGALFGNSIIGYYGPPRTATFNIEYRF, from the coding sequence ATGAAATTCCAATCATTTACGCGCGCAATCCTGTTGTCGGGAATCGCCCTTGGCAGCGTCACCACTTTGTCCAGCCCTGTTTGGGCGCAGGATGAGGCAGCAGCAGACGAAGCAGACGCCAGCGGCGAAATCATCGTTACCGCACGTCGCCGCGAAGAAAGCCTAATCGACGTTCCCATTTCGATGACCGCCATTTCGGGCGACACTCTTGCTGCCCAGGGCGCGGTCGACATCACCGCGCTGCAGGACAAAGCGCCGAACATGACGATGCAGATCGCACGCGGTTCGAACTCGACCCTGATCGGCTTCATCCGCGGCGTTGGCCAGCAGGATCCGCTCTGGGGCTTTGAACCCGGCGTCGGCCTGTATGTCGATGACGTTTACGTCGCCCGCCCGCAGGGTGCGGTGCTCGACATTTTTGACGTCTCACGCGTTGAAGTGCTGCGTGGGCCGCAGGGCACGCTCTATGGCCGCAACACCATCGGCGGCGCGGTCAAATATGTAACCAACAAGCTGGGCAATGAGTTTGGCGGCAAGGTGCGTGCCTCTTATGGTGCCTATAACCAGATCGACCTGATCGGGCAGATCACCGTTCCGATCGGCGATACCTTCTCGATCGGCGGAGCAGTTGCCTGGTATCAGCGCGATGGCTTCGGCAAAAATCTGACCACGGGTGCAGAACATTATAACAAGGATGTATTGGCTGGCCGTATTTCGGCGGAATTTGCTCCGTCTGAAGATGTCTTCATCCGCGTCGCAGCCGACAAGATCATCGACAAGTCAAACCCGCGCCACGGCACCCGTCTGGTCGGCAATGGCGGTTTGGCCGCATTCCAGCCTACAGCCAGCGTCTATGATACCCGCGCAGGCATTGGTGACGACAACAAGGTCGAGACACAGGGCGTATCGCTGACTGGCGAATTTGGCCTGTCGGATACACTGACCTTCAAGACGATTTCGGCCTATCGTGACGGCCATACCGACACGCTGATCGATTTCGACAACACTGCAGGTCCCGTCCTCGACGTGCCTGCATTCTATGATGACCGCCAGTTCACGCAGGAACTGCAGTTGCTGTTCGAAGGCGACCGCATTCAAGGTGTTGCCGGGCTCTACTATCTCGACGCCCGTGCGAGCGGTGCATTCGACACAGTACTCGGCGGCCTCAATCTCACCACGCTGACCTCAGGCACGGTCAAGACCAAGAGCTATGCGGCCTTCGCCGATGTCAGCTTCGACGTAACCGATCAGTTCAAGCTTTCGGCTGGCTTGCGCTATACCAAGGACGACAAGACCGGCACCGTATTCCGCCGCAACTATACCGGCATCCGCAGTCCGCTGTTCGGTAATACAACGGCGGTTCCGGGCCTGATCCGTTCGGACTATACCAACAGCCGCAGCTTTGAAAAACTGACGCCGCGTGTTTCGCTGAGCTATCAGCCCAACGACGATCTCAACCTCTATGCTTCTTATGGCAAGGGCTTCAAATCGGGCGGTTTCGACATGCGCGGCGACGCCATCCTGACGCCGACCACGGTCAACGGCTATGAGCCGGAAACCATCGACAGCTTTGAAGTCGGCGTGAAGAGCGCGCTGCTCGACCGCAAGTTGTTCGCAAATGTCGCGGTGTTCAAGTCGAAGTACAAGAACCAGCAGGTCACCGTGCAGGTCCCGAGCCTTGCAGGCGGCATTGCCAGCTTTGTCGACAATGCGGGCCGTGGTGACATCTGGGGTGCGGAACTGGAACTGCGCGCAGTACCTTCGCCGAACTTCTCGATGAATGCAGCAGTCGGCTACACCAATGCCGATTATAAGGAATTCCTGACCTTCATCACCGGCGGCACCACCCCGGTCGATGTATCCAACGCACGCGAATTCCAGAATACGCCGAAATTCACCGCCAGCGTTTCGGCAACGGCGTCGGGCGACCTGTTGGGCGGAACGATTTCGTTCACCCCGGCGGTTTCGCTGCGCAGCGATGCCTATATGTTCGAAATCCCGACCCCGGCGCTTGATCCCGACGGCTATTTCCTGGTCGATGCTTCGGCAGCCTGGACCTCGCCGGATGACGTATTCAAGCTTTCGGTCAACCTGCGCAACCTGACCAACGAGCGCTATCGCGTCGGCGGGTACAACTTCCCGGGCGCGCTGTTTGGCAATTCGATCATCGGCTATTATGGCCCGCCGCGCACCGCGACGTTCAACATCGAATATCGTTTCTGA
- a CDS encoding TetR/AcrR family transcriptional regulator yields the protein MTGEDKAPRTERGRRTLRALLDAARAEFGEKGFHDSSVVSITSRAGVALGSFYTYFDSKESLFRALVKDMSGQVRDYVAPVLPGDGDQIDAEGRALSAFLSFARQHKEIYRIIDEAEFVAPDAWQAHYGTTVDRIFERLKAAEARGEIAGPVDEAHAWAIMGMNVFLGLRYGVLGEERAVGEITDVVNAMLRDGLTKR from the coding sequence ATGACGGGGGAAGATAAGGCACCGCGCACCGAACGCGGCCGGCGCACATTGCGTGCGTTACTCGATGCTGCCCGCGCCGAATTTGGCGAAAAAGGCTTTCATGACAGCTCGGTCGTCAGCATTACCAGCCGCGCCGGGGTCGCGCTCGGCAGCTTCTACACCTATTTCGATTCGAAAGAATCGCTGTTCCGCGCGCTGGTCAAGGACATGTCGGGGCAGGTGCGCGATTATGTTGCACCGGTGCTGCCTGGCGATGGGGACCAGATTGATGCCGAAGGACGGGCGCTCTCCGCCTTCCTGTCCTTCGCGCGGCAGCATAAGGAAATCTACCGGATCATCGACGAAGCCGAATTCGTCGCGCCCGACGCCTGGCAGGCGCATTATGGCACCACCGTCGACCGCATATTCGAACGTCTGAAGGCTGCCGAAGCGCGCGGTGAAATCGCAGGGCCGGTCGATGAAGCCCATGCCTGGGCGATCATGGGGATGAACGTCTTTCTCGGGCTGCGTTATGGCGTGCTGGGCGAAGAGCGTGCTGTCGGCGAGATCACCGATGTGGTGAACGCTATGCTGCGCGACGGTTTGACCAAACGCTAG
- a CDS encoding Fe2+-dependent dioxygenase has translation MLIVIPQLLDREQARALGRTIAAAEWVDGNVTSGAGAALAKRNRQLPEAGEAAAHARMVVQEGLARSQLFLSAALPKRIFPPLFNRYGVGEGFGDHVDNAIRLLPDGTQMRTDLSATLFLNDPADYDGGELSIEGDFGRVAYKLEAGDMLLYPSTSLHHVTEVTRGERIASFFWLESLVRDGGAREALFDLDQSVQALAAERGGDDAQVLRLTKLYHNLIRRWAF, from the coding sequence ATGTTGATTGTCATTCCGCAGCTGCTCGACCGCGAACAGGCAAGGGCTCTCGGCCGCACGATAGCCGCTGCGGAATGGGTCGACGGCAATGTGACCAGCGGCGCCGGGGCCGCGCTCGCCAAGCGCAACCGCCAATTGCCCGAGGCTGGCGAAGCCGCAGCCCATGCCCGGATGGTGGTGCAGGAAGGGCTCGCCCGGTCGCAGCTTTTCCTGTCCGCCGCCCTGCCCAAGCGGATCTTCCCGCCTTTGTTCAACCGTTATGGCGTAGGCGAAGGCTTTGGCGACCATGTCGACAATGCGATCCGGTTATTGCCCGACGGCACGCAGATGCGCACCGACCTGTCGGCAACTTTGTTCCTCAACGACCCTGCAGACTATGACGGCGGCGAATTATCGATCGAAGGCGATTTCGGGCGAGTGGCGTATAAGCTGGAGGCGGGCGACATGCTGCTCTACCCCTCAACCAGCCTGCACCATGTGACCGAGGTAACGCGCGGTGAGCGTATCGCCAGTTTCTTCTGGCTCGAATCGCTGGTTCGCGACGGTGGCGCGCGTGAGGCACTGTTCGATCTCGATCAGTCGGTCCAAGCGCTGGCCGCTGAGCGCGGCGGCGATGATGCGCAAGTTCTGCGGCTAACGAAGCTGTACCACAATCTGATCCGCCGCTGGGCTTTCTAG
- a CDS encoding TonB-dependent receptor — protein MSVSTTGTSVRANSIPPAKPARLERGALLGAVLSAAIVPAAAHAEMLDEEAASGRAPIIVTGSRIEAANPNANPNAPYKVEKSQNDKFTEELRDTPKTVIAIPKEVIEDLGANSFREVVRSTPGVTLGTGEGGNAFGDRIFIRGFEARNDVYIDGLRDPGVTSRDIFAVEQIEIVKGPSGSFGGRGTTGGLVSLESKRPQVTDTYTHVEAGIGTENYWRGAADINIALNDRVAVRVNGLYQNSDTPGRDYVNQEKYGGAISAFWQATDTLSLTTDYYLYRMQGIPDFGHPFDTTTQQPYKVDRDNFYGVIGRDFIENGADVGTIRIDFDPIDNLSFRSVTRMGETYNRYLVAPPGSVCRFTRTATGACPATGVDVGEANYTITAGGQRRFGTNRYIANVTDATARFDTGGIKHILVIGGEYAKEKVSTLPLLIDAFVEDSAGNVISTPTTYIRNLLNPDPVLGYTIPVYANAANGPTKVSVESLSAYVIDTIKFTPQIWATIGARLDGYSLRYQSNGLPTATVLRNNVQFANYQGSLTWKPSELLTLYASFATSSNPSGEQLDGNGISYDGIAAQTQNLAPERNRAWEGGVKWETPDGNLLLTAAAFQITKANARENIGGNVYELVGKLRSRGVELGVNGALFDVLQLFGGYTYTDATIVESVNAANVGRPFANIPKHSANLLATVMLGDHVEVGGQVHYQSKIFGGSLAAGNAHVPGYVRLDAVARFKPTEWLEARVNVNNLTDKRNYDAIYRSGSPFAYIAPGRSAFLTLAVKM, from the coding sequence ATGTCCGTGTCCACAACCGGAACGTCCGTTCGCGCCAATTCGATACCGCCAGCCAAGCCCGCGCGGCTGGAGCGTGGAGCGTTGCTGGGCGCGGTGCTGTCGGCGGCGATCGTCCCTGCGGCGGCGCATGCAGAAATGCTGGATGAAGAGGCTGCATCGGGCCGTGCGCCGATTATTGTGACGGGTTCGCGGATTGAGGCGGCCAACCCCAATGCCAATCCGAATGCACCCTATAAGGTCGAAAAATCACAGAATGACAAATTCACCGAAGAGCTGCGCGACACCCCGAAAACCGTCATCGCCATCCCCAAGGAAGTGATTGAGGATCTGGGCGCAAACAGCTTTCGCGAAGTCGTGCGCTCGACCCCCGGTGTCACCTTGGGCACCGGCGAAGGCGGCAATGCCTTTGGCGACCGCATCTTCATCCGCGGGTTCGAAGCGCGCAACGACGTCTATATCGACGGCCTGCGCGACCCCGGCGTCACCAGCCGCGACATTTTCGCGGTCGAGCAGATCGAGATTGTGAAGGGCCCATCGGGCAGCTTCGGCGGACGCGGCACAACCGGCGGCCTCGTCAGCCTCGAATCCAAACGCCCGCAGGTCACCGACACCTACACCCATGTCGAAGCCGGAATCGGAACCGAAAATTACTGGCGCGGTGCCGCCGATATCAACATCGCGCTCAATGATCGCGTGGCTGTTCGCGTCAACGGCCTGTACCAGAATAGCGACACACCGGGCCGCGATTATGTGAACCAGGAAAAATATGGCGGTGCGATCTCCGCCTTCTGGCAGGCGACCGATACGTTGAGCCTGACCACCGACTATTATCTCTACCGCATGCAGGGCATCCCCGATTTCGGCCATCCGTTCGATACGACAACGCAGCAGCCCTACAAGGTTGACCGCGACAATTTCTACGGCGTGATCGGCCGCGATTTCATCGAAAATGGTGCGGACGTCGGAACGATCCGCATCGATTTCGATCCCATCGACAATCTAAGCTTCCGTTCGGTCACCCGGATGGGCGAAACCTATAACCGCTATCTGGTTGCCCCCCCCGGGTCGGTTTGCCGCTTTACCCGAACCGCAACGGGCGCATGCCCCGCGACCGGCGTTGATGTGGGAGAGGCCAATTACACGATCACTGCAGGCGGCCAGCGCCGTTTCGGTACCAACCGTTATATCGCCAATGTCACCGATGCCACGGCACGCTTCGATACCGGCGGCATCAAACATATACTCGTGATTGGCGGCGAATATGCGAAGGAAAAAGTCAGCACGCTACCGCTTCTGATTGACGCCTTTGTCGAGGATTCGGCGGGCAATGTCATCTCCACACCGACAACCTATATCCGCAATTTGCTCAACCCCGACCCGGTGCTCGGCTACACGATCCCGGTCTATGCCAATGCGGCGAATGGCCCGACCAAAGTTTCGGTCGAATCACTGTCGGCCTATGTCATCGACACCATAAAATTCACGCCGCAAATCTGGGCAACGATTGGCGCCCGCCTCGATGGCTATTCGCTGCGATACCAAAGCAACGGCCTGCCCACCGCAACTGTGTTGCGCAACAATGTGCAGTTTGCCAACTATCAGGGCAGTCTGACCTGGAAGCCGAGCGAATTGCTGACGCTCTATGCCTCCTTCGCCACCTCCTCAAACCCGTCCGGCGAACAGCTGGACGGCAACGGCATCTCCTATGACGGCATAGCTGCGCAGACGCAGAATCTGGCACCCGAACGCAACCGTGCATGGGAAGGCGGGGTGAAATGGGAAACCCCGGACGGTAACCTTCTGCTGACGGCTGCGGCTTTCCAGATCACCAAGGCCAATGCGCGCGAGAATATCGGCGGCAATGTCTATGAACTGGTTGGCAAGCTGCGCTCACGCGGCGTCGAACTGGGCGTCAACGGCGCGCTTTTCGACGTACTGCAACTGTTCGGCGGCTACACCTATACCGACGCCACGATCGTCGAATCGGTAAATGCAGCCAATGTCGGTCGGCCATTCGCCAACATCCCGAAGCACAGCGCCAATTTGCTGGCGACGGTGATGCTGGGCGATCATGTCGAGGTCGGCGGTCAGGTGCATTATCAAAGCAAGATTTTCGGCGGCAGCCTGGCTGCAGGCAATGCCCATGTGCCCGGCTATGTCCGGTTGGATGCCGTCGCCCGTTTCAAGCCGACCGAATGGCTCGAAGCGCGGGTGAACGTCAACAACCTGACCGACAAGCGCAATTATGATGCGATCTATCGTTCGGGCAGCCCCTTCGCCTATATCGCCCCCGGACGGTCAGCATTCCTTACGCTTGCTGTGAAGATGTAG